TATAATGCGATCTTTAGCCGTAGCTTAAAAGGAAAAAGCGAGCCATGCGATCTTGAGGTGACGCGCAGTGACGGCCAGGAAATCCCGGTTTCGGTTTTTTGCCGACGGATAACAGCCGGCGATAGGGAAGTTATTCTTATTCGGTTTAGTGACTTGTCGGAACGCGTGCGCAATGAAGAAAAGATCCGCGAAACCAATAAGATGATGGCGTTAAGCCTTTTTGTTTCCGGGACGGCGCAGGAGATCAAGCATCCTTTAAAAGCTGTTCTGGCGCATATTCAACAGCTTGTTTCCAAATACAGCAATCGAGATTTTGAATATATCGGCTTTAAAGAATTTTCCGACATTATGCAGACTATCCGCTCGGTGAGCAATCAGATCCGGTATTGTTGCGACATTAACGATAAACTTTTGCTTTTGAACCGTAAGCGTGCCGGCATCAAAGAAAAAGACTGTGACGTCAATAGCGTTTTGCGTGAATCGTTGAAGGCCTTTACGCAACAGTTAAAATTAGCGAATGTGAAGCCGGTTTTACGGCTAGCGACGTCATTGCCGCGCGCGGCTATTAGCGTCGTCGAATTTGACCAAGTGATCACCAATATTTTTTCTAATTCTCTGCAGGCTATGCCTAGCGGCGGGCAATTCACGGTCCGCACGTTCTATGACCATGAAACGTCTCATGTGGAAATCGAATTTCATGATACCGGTTTAGGAATTCCCAAAGAGAATTTACCGCGTATCTTTGAACCATTTTTTACGACCAAACAAGTTGGCCCGGGAAAAAATTCTGGGTTAGGATTATCGATCGTTTATTCTATCGTGAAAAGCTGCCGGGGAGACGTAACGGTGAAAAGTAGTTTGCGCAGCGGAACAACCTTTAAAGTGATCCTGCCGATCTCGAGAACTCAAAAAATCAAAAAATAACTATAGGTATTATGCCGACCATTGATGAAGTTTTTATGCAGGAAGCGATACGGCAAGCCCAGATGGCTTTTTTGAAAGACGAAGTGCCGGTGGGGGCGGTTATTGTCCATCAAAATAAAGTGATCGCCCGCGCCTATAATCAGGTGGAACTGCTTAAAGACCCTACCGCGCATGCGGAAATGCTGGCCATTACTCAGGCGACGAGTTTTCTGTCCTCCAAGTGGTTGCAGGAGTGTACGATGTATGTTACAATTGAGCCTTGTTCCATGTGCGCCGGAGCGCTTGTTTTAGCTAGAATCAAGCGTCTTTGTTTTGGAGCGGGCGATCCTAAAACCGGAGGCTGCGGCTCCATTGTTAATATTGCCGATCATGAGAAATTAAATCACCGTATTGAAATTAAAAGAGCTATTAACGAAGCGCAGTGCGGAAGTTTATTGAGTGAATTTTTTCAGAAGAAACGTAAGCAAGCGCAGGAATTGACGAATTGAAGAAGTTTATAGGGCGGGAACTTTTCGCTCTTTTAATAAGATTTTAAGAGGCGGGAACTCTTCATCTGCCTGGCGGCAGATTCAGAGTCCTCGCGCTTTTTAAAAAGATTTTGACAGACGGGAACTTCTCGTTCCGCTTTCGCGGAACTCGAAGTCCTCGCGCTTTTCTAATATAGCATTGTGGTAGCGCTCGGAGAGGTGGCAGAGTGGCCGAATGCAGTTGCCTGCTAAGCAATTGACTGGGGTGACCCGGTCCTCGGGTTCAAATCCCGACCTCTCCGCCATTTTTTTCCGACAAGGAAAAAAATGGCGGATGCCGATGAAGCCGTAACGTTGTGACAAGCAACGTCGGCTGAAACGGCGCCGCAAACATAGTAGCTTTTTCCCGACAAGGAAAAAATAGCGGACACCAAAACAAGTGTTGTGAGGTGACAAGTTGAGCCCTATTCGGCAAAGATGCCAATAGGGTTCAAATTTTTTTGTCATGGCGAGGGGATGCAATGATGAGAAAAATCATATTTTTATTATATTTTTTTCTGGGCTTCTTAACAGTTTCAGGCGCGCAAGAAATTGACAAATCTTTTTTTGGCGACTATGATGCCGCGCTGGTAATTTATAATCGGTCAGCGGATGAAACTATAAATACCAGTCCTGCATTAAGCGCTCGACGTCTTTCTCCTTGTTCTACCTTCAAGATCTACAATACGCTTATTGGACTTGAACTTGGCTTAATTAAAGGGCCGGATGACCCATGGTATGAATGGGATGGTGTTCGCCGTGATATCAATGATTGGAATCGCGACTTGACGTTACGTGAGGCATTTCGCGTATCAGCGGTGCCGGCGTATCAAATTCTGGCGCGCCAAATTGGTATGAAGCGGATGAAAAAATATATTGATCGGATTAATTATGGAACTAAAGATATTTCGGCCGGGATCGATATTTTCTGGCTCGATCGTTCAGGAATTGTTTCAATAATGATTAGCGCTGATGAGCAGGTAGCGCTTTTAAATAAACTACTTGATGGAAAATTGCCTTTTGCTGACAAGAATATTGCGAAATTAAAAGATGTTATGCTTGTGTCTAAGAGTGAAAAGGGAACGCTTTATGGCAAGACCGGATCTGGCATGGGCATTGATGGGAAATGGTCCTTGGGATGGTTTGTAGGATTTCTTGAACACAGCGGGACAACATATGTGTTTGCATGTAATATCACAGGAGGAAAAGATCCCAATGGAAAAGTTGCCCGAATGATCGTGGAAAATGTTTTAAGATCGCAAGGGCTTTTGTAGCTTAAAATCTTAACTTTTTGCTGTCCTGTGTTTTCTGGGGAGGCACACAAAAACACGCGAGTTGTAAAGCTGGGCAGAATAGAGAGGGAAAATGACAAACGGAATCAAGGAAACAGTTATCTTATTTCTAAAAGGGTGCGCCATTGGAGTGGCCAACATTATTCCGGGGGTATCGGGTGGTACACTGGCTGTGGTTCTCGGAGTCTATGACCGTCTCATCGAATCGATCGCGTGTTTTTTTGAATCTCCCGGAAAAAGAAAAGAGTACGCTATCTTCCTGGCAAAAATACTCTCAGGCGCCGGAATCTCCATGCTGTTCTTGGCGAATGTGATGGATTTCTTGCTAACACATCATTTTCATCTTACCATATTTGCTTTTATGGGGCTTATCTTAGGCGGTGTTCCGTCGATATGGAGATCACATGGCGATATGAGAGTGAAAACCTCCCGCGTGTTTGTTTTTATCGCGGGCATACTCATCGTTCTTGGCCCGTCATTACTTGGATTTACGGCGATTGAAACAGCGACGTTTGATGCGCCGGAGATGTTGATGTTTGACAAGGGGAGATATCTGACGCTTCTTTTTTCCGGGTTTTTAGCCGGAGGGGCCATGATCGTTCCCGGAATTAGCGGATCTTTTGTTTTGGTGCTTTTAGGACAATACGCGCTCATTATTGCCGCCATTAAAGGATTGATTTTAACGCCCCTCATTGTTGTTGGTTTCGGAGCAATGGCAGGAATACTTGTTTTTTCAAAGATTATAAAAGTATGCCTAGAGAGGTCGCCGGCCATGACCTATTATTTCATATTAGGATTGGTCACGGCTTCGTTCATCGAAATATTCCCGGGAGTTCCTCGAGGCGAGCATGTGGTATTATTCGCCGTTATTATATTTTTCTTAGGGGCGGGAGCATCTTACGCGTTGTCAAAAATCTCCGGCGAACCTGCTTAGATCGTATTTTTCTATTTTTGTTCATTAGATTTTTTTCTTGCAAAAAATAAAAAAAAGAGTTAGCATCAGCTAGATTTATTTAAGCTCTTTTGAATGTACAAACCTCCGTAAAAGCCACGGGGGTTTTTATTTTTTTAAAGAATAGTAGATGCGGCAAGCCACCGGTGTTGAAGGAGGTGGTATTTTTTGAACATTGTATTCAGGCCAGATTGAGAATTTTTTAAGGGGGCAATGTCTCCGTCGGAGACATTGCCCCCTTCCTTTTTTACATAAAAATAAAAATATTTAACCTGCCCCCATTGATTCGTTTGCGTTCGCAAAGCGAATCAAAACATCGGGGGCTCAAAAGAGGAGGGGCGATGAAAAGATTTATTGATGTTCACACCGGAGAAGTGGTGGCGGGGCAAGGTGAAGTTGTTTTAAAATCCGATGCGCATAATTCTTGCCTTGTTTTTGCTGCTTATGACGCGCATAAGAAAATTGGCGCCTTAGCCCACGCGATGCTCGCGTCCACATTTTCCACGAAAAAATTGGATTCCGTTATCCTGCCTGACCCGGAAAAAGCCATTGATGAAATGATCACCGACATGACGCTTCTAGGCGCAAAGAAAGAAGATATTGTGGTACGCCTTGTCACCGGGGAGAATGTCCCTCATGAACAAGGCGATTTATTATACCGACAAAATTTGCGTTCAGCTATGGACTTGCTTAAACAAAAACATCTTAAGGTAAAGCGGAATACGGCAGCCGATGTCGGCAGTTCCCATGTTTCCTTAGATGTCGAATCAGGAAAAGTTTCTTATGCGTGATCTTTCAGGAGTGATTATTTTTCTAAAGATGTATTTTGTGTGCAAGAGCCATTTTTAGAAAGGATAGGATTATTATGGAAGCGAGATTTAAAAGAGATATTGTCATCCTGGGTCATTCTCATAGCGGAAAAACGTCTTTAGCGGAAAGCCTGCTTTTTGTTAGCGGAGCAACGACACGAAAGGGCGACGTGATGCAGGGAAATTCTATTAGCGACTACAGCGAGGATGAAATTGAACGAAAGATCTCCATTAATTCCAGTTTCTTAAGAGCGGCTTATAAAAACTCTCAAATACAAATCATCGATACGCCTGGTTATGCGGATTTTATCGGGGAAACGATTGCCGCCTTGCGGGCGACCGATGCCGCCATCGTCGTTGTCGACGCCGTAAACGGTATTGAGGCAGGGACGGAAGATATTTGGGAGCGATTAGAATCATTTCAAATGCCCAGGATCATTTTTATTAATAAATCTGATAAAGCGGAAGCGAATGTCGCCGAAGTCGTTCAATCTATCAAGGAGCGCTTGTCTAAAGATGCGCATCTCCTTGATCTTAATGCATCCGAGCTCGTTGAATCTGTTGCCGAGTTAGATGAAAAACTTCTGGAAAAATACATAGATAGTGGAAATCTTTCCATCGATGAATTAAAGCCGGTATTGCATAAAGCGGTTTTAGAATTAAAAATTGTTCCTATTATCGTCGGCAGTGCCGCCACCGATCGCGGCATCAGCGATTTGCTGGAGGCGATCGTTGCGTATTTCCCCTCACCGGTCGAGCGTCCGGCTTTTCATGCCAGAGATATTGTCACCCAGCAATTAAAAGATATTTCTCCGCAAGATGACGGGCCGTTTACGGGGTTCATTTTCAAATCTATTTTCGACCCCCACTTAGGACAGCTTTCTTTGATGCGGATCTTGCGCGGAAAATTAACGCCGAATTCTGATTTCGTTAACGTGAATACGTCAACGCGCGAACATATTGGCGCCATCACGATGTTGCAGGGTAAAGACCAGGTGATGGTTAATCAAGCCGGATGCGGGGATATTATCGCTTTGGCAAAATTAAAAAATGCTCATGTTTCGGATGTCTTGGCGGATGAAAAAGAAAAGGTAGTCATCGATCCTATCACATTTCCGCAGCCATCTATTTCCGCATCTATCAAGCCAAAAACACGGTTAGATGAAGAGAAAATATCTCTTAGCTTAAATCGTCTTTGCGAAGAAGATCATACCTTTCAAGTGAGCCGTGATACCGAAACAAAAGAGTTGATCATCTCCGGCATTGGAGATCTCCATCTTAAAGTTATGCTGGAGCGTATGCGCCGGCGCTATCATGTTGATGTCGATCTTGGTGTTCCCAAAATAGCTTATCGCGAAACTATCACCAAGAAGGCGAAATTCCGTTATAAATATAAAAAACAATCCGGAGGCCGAGGGCAATACGGCGATGTTGAACTGGAGATTGCGCCTTTGCCGCGGGATGGCGCTCAATTTGAATTCGTCAATAAGATCTTTGGCGGCGCCATTCCTCGCAATTTTATTCCGTCTATTGAAAAAGGTGTTCGGCAAGCCATCAGTGAGGGGGTGATCGCCGGATATCCGGTCATCAATATTCAGGTGACCGTTACGGACGGATCTTATCATGACGTTGATTCTTCCGATATGGCGTTTCAGATCGCCGGGTTGATGGCGTTTAAAGAAGCCGTGAAATTAGCCGGGGCGGTTTTGTTGGAGCCGATCATGGAAATAAATACGGCGGTTCCCGATGAATTTATCGGGCAAGTTTCCGGAGACATTAATGCTCGACGCGGAAGAGTTTTAGGGGCGGAAGCAAAAGGAAAGAATGAAATTCTTAAAGCCCATGTTCCACTTTCCGAGATGTCCAGTTATGCGACGGATCTGCGCTCAATGACCGGAGGACGGGGAAGTTACACTATGAAGTTCTCGAATTATGAGCAGGCGCCCGCGAAAATTACGGCGCAAGTGGTGAGTCAGAATCAACCCGCGCATGTATAAGAAATAAGTTCTGAGAAAGGCGGCGTCCGCCCCGCCACCCACGTTTCTTAGTGGTCGGACGCCGCCTATTTTCTTTCAAGCATTTCCTTAGCAGTTGACATCTTAATTATTCTCGTGTAACGTATATGCGATAAAAAAATTATTTTCTAAAAAGGATCTTATGCCGTTGCGTATTGCTATCAGTGGTTCAACCGGATTAGTTGGCTCGGCGCTTGTGGAGGCGTTCTCCCGTCAAGGCCATCGGGTCACCTTGATCATTCGTCCGCGCACACCGCTTATGATCAATAAAAAAGTCGTCCGCTGGAATGTTGAACGTGAGTATATTGATACACAAGGATTAGAAAATCACGATGTTGTTATTCATTTGGCTGGAGCTAATTTAGCGAGTCAGCGCTGGACAACCGGGTATAAAAAAATCGTTGAAGATAGCCGTGTTAAAAGCACGGCTTTTTTATCTCAAACCTTAGCTCAGCTTAAGCACCCGCCGCGTTTATTTTTAACAGCATCGGCCGTCGGTTTTTATGGTCCTGACAGTTCAAACGAAGAAGTTGATGAAGAAAGCCCGATGGGAACCGGGTTTTTAGCGCAAGTGTGCGATCGATGGGAAAAAGCAACACAATTAGCCAAGGCTTGCGGAATTCGTGTTGTTCATTTGCGCACAGGAATGGTGTTAAGTCAAAAGGGCGGTGCTTTGAAAATGATGCTGCCTGTTTTCAAAATGGGGCTAGGAGGAAAATTGGGAAGCGGAGTTCAACCGATGAGCTGGATCTCTTTGGATGAAATTCCGGAAATCATCTCCCATATCTTTAAAACTGATGCTATTTCCGGTCCCGTTAACCTAACAACATCTCAAGTGGTCACCAATGAGGAATTCACAAAAATTTTAGGAAAAGTTTTACGCCGGCCAACTTTTGTTTCAGCCCCGGCTTTTATGATTCGATTAATGTTTGGCGAGATGGCGGATAGTTTATTGTTAAGCGGTGCTAAAGTAGCTCCTCGAAAGCTTCTGGAAAGCGGGTATCAATTCATCTATCCGGATCTAGAGCAAGCTTTAAATAAAATCCTAAAATAGACTCCTTAATTGATGGTTGTCCAAGGCTTTTTAGCCGTGTTGGCCGATTTGCGTAATTTTCCTTAATTATTCGTGCTTGTTTAAAGATTTTTTATGTTAAGATATAGCCGTAACCAAAAATTAAACGGTAAGACGAACTTATGTCGTATATTGTTTTAGCCCGAAAATACCGGCCGCAAACTTTTGACGAAGTGATCGGCCAGAGCCACATAACAGATCTCCTGCAGAAATCTATCCAATCTAAGCGCCTGGCGCACGCGTATCTTTTTTGCGGGCCGCGCGGCATCGGGAAGACTTCCTGCGCTCGCATCTTAGCGAAGTCTCTCAATTGTAAAAATGGGCCGACCTTAACGCCTTGTGGAGAATGTCCTGCCTGCAAGGAAATCACAAACTCAAATAGCTTTGATGTCATTGAGATCGACGGTGCTTCCAATCGGGGCATTGATGAGATCCGCACACTTCGCGAAAATGTTAAATTCGCTCCATCCTACGGCCGTTATAAGATCTATATCGTTGATGAAGTTCATATGTTAACGACCGAGGCGTTTAACGCGCTTTTAAAAACACTCGAAGAGCCTCCCGAACACGCAAAATTTATTTTAGCCACAACGGCCGCCAATAAAGTTCCGGCGACAATTATTTCCCGCTGTCAGCGTTTTGATTTTCGGCGCGTGTCGGTTGAAACGATCCAAAAAGCTTTGCGCGCAATTTGCTCTAAAGAAAAGATCAAGATCAAAGACGATGCGTTGTTTATGGTTTCCAAAGCGGCTTCGGGAAGCCTGCGTGATGCCTTAAGTATTTTAGATCAGTTAAGCGCTTTGATCGCTCAAGAAATAGAGACCGCCGATGTTTATTCTATGCTTGGCATTATCGAGACAGAACTTTTGTTCGAACTCGTTGAATCCTTAGCGAAGAAAAATTGTGCGCAAGCGTTGGACGTTTTTGACAAAATTTCCCAAGAGGGGAAAGACATCAAACAGCTTAACCGCGACCTGATCGAACATTTTAGGAATTTGATGGTCATTAAAATTGGCGGCAAAGCGCTTGGAAAATTGGTGGATTATCCGGTGGCGATCAAGGAAATGATCTTGACTCAAGCGCAGAAATTTCTTCTAAAAGAGATCTTAGCAGCGATCGATGTTTTTGTTGAAGCGCAGGAATTCGCGCGCCGGACAGATTCTTTAACGATCCCCTTGGAAGTTGCCTTCGCGCGTTTGACTTATACGACAGAGCCGGGGGCTTTGCCGGAGAAACTCGTTCAAGAAAAACAATCTGTCGCTGAGAAGCCTGATGCCAAGCTCGCGCGTCCGCGAAATGTTTTAGCCAATCAAAAAGGGTATGTTGATTTTTCCGCGGATGATATCGAAGAAACAGGTAAGGATTTGCCGGTTTCTGTCGCGGCCCCGGAGCAAGAGAAGCTGGTGTTGTCTTTGGATCTGATCCGGCGCAATTGGGATGCTATTACGCATGCGATCAGCCGTGAAAAGATGTCCGTTGCGACGTTTTTACAAGAAGGAAGCCCGAGTTTGCTTAAAGGAGAGAAGTTGACCATCAGTTTCTCGCCGGAAGCCGTTTTCCATAAAGAGTCATTAGAGCAA
The nucleotide sequence above comes from Candidatus Omnitrophota bacterium. Encoded proteins:
- a CDS encoding DUF368 domain-containing protein, whose amino-acid sequence is MTNGIKETVILFLKGCAIGVANIIPGVSGGTLAVVLGVYDRLIESIACFFESPGKRKEYAIFLAKILSGAGISMLFLANVMDFLLTHHFHLTIFAFMGLILGGVPSIWRSHGDMRVKTSRVFVFIAGILIVLGPSLLGFTAIETATFDAPEMLMFDKGRYLTLLFSGFLAGGAMIVPGISGSFVLVLLGQYALIIAAIKGLILTPLIVVGFGAMAGILVFSKIIKVCLERSPAMTYYFILGLVTASFIEIFPGVPRGEHVVLFAVIIFFLGAGASYALSKISGEPA
- a CDS encoding PAS domain S-box protein, with the protein product MSKKNSHLPHLPVGFCQLVTESAADGIFTVDLKGQITFANRALVDLINIPLSKTLGTHFEKYVHRASQAKAMRCFLMAKKGQRQVGEEIDVIDSRHNVIPVEVNASPLFQDKKIIGVHAVVRDIRRRRHLEKLLRESEKKYRDLFEDANDVLIIADLNGIILDANRQAEQLFKRPKKELVGIHQSQLYPIEHEAAYNAIFSRSLKGKSEPCDLEVTRSDGQEIPVSVFCRRITAGDREVILIRFSDLSERVRNEEKIRETNKMMALSLFVSGTAQEIKHPLKAVLAHIQQLVSKYSNRDFEYIGFKEFSDIMQTIRSVSNQIRYCCDINDKLLLLNRKRAGIKEKDCDVNSVLRESLKAFTQQLKLANVKPVLRLATSLPRAAISVVEFDQVITNIFSNSLQAMPSGGQFTVRTFYDHETSHVEIEFHDTGLGIPKENLPRIFEPFFTTKQVGPGKNSGLGLSIVYSIVKSCRGDVTVKSSLRSGTTFKVILPISRTQKIKK
- a CDS encoding elongation factor G, whose translation is MEARFKRDIVILGHSHSGKTSLAESLLFVSGATTRKGDVMQGNSISDYSEDEIERKISINSSFLRAAYKNSQIQIIDTPGYADFIGETIAALRATDAAIVVVDAVNGIEAGTEDIWERLESFQMPRIIFINKSDKAEANVAEVVQSIKERLSKDAHLLDLNASELVESVAELDEKLLEKYIDSGNLSIDELKPVLHKAVLELKIVPIIVGSAATDRGISDLLEAIVAYFPSPVERPAFHARDIVTQQLKDISPQDDGPFTGFIFKSIFDPHLGQLSLMRILRGKLTPNSDFVNVNTSTREHIGAITMLQGKDQVMVNQAGCGDIIALAKLKNAHVSDVLADEKEKVVIDPITFPQPSISASIKPKTRLDEEKISLSLNRLCEEDHTFQVSRDTETKELIISGIGDLHLKVMLERMRRRYHVDVDLGVPKIAYRETITKKAKFRYKYKKQSGGRGQYGDVELEIAPLPRDGAQFEFVNKIFGGAIPRNFIPSIEKGVRQAISEGVIAGYPVINIQVTVTDGSYHDVDSSDMAFQIAGLMAFKEAVKLAGAVLLEPIMEINTAVPDEFIGQVSGDINARRGRVLGAEAKGKNEILKAHVPLSEMSSYATDLRSMTGGRGSYTMKFSNYEQAPAKITAQVVSQNQPAHV
- the tadA gene encoding tRNA adenosine(34) deaminase TadA, translated to MPTIDEVFMQEAIRQAQMAFLKDEVPVGAVIVHQNKVIARAYNQVELLKDPTAHAEMLAITQATSFLSSKWLQECTMYVTIEPCSMCAGALVLARIKRLCFGAGDPKTGGCGSIVNIADHEKLNHRIEIKRAINEAQCGSLLSEFFQKKRKQAQELTN
- a CDS encoding TIGR01777 family oxidoreductase, which gives rise to MPLRIAISGSTGLVGSALVEAFSRQGHRVTLIIRPRTPLMINKKVVRWNVEREYIDTQGLENHDVVIHLAGANLASQRWTTGYKKIVEDSRVKSTAFLSQTLAQLKHPPRLFLTASAVGFYGPDSSNEEVDEESPMGTGFLAQVCDRWEKATQLAKACGIRVVHLRTGMVLSQKGGALKMMLPVFKMGLGGKLGSGVQPMSWISLDEIPEIISHIFKTDAISGPVNLTTSQVVTNEEFTKILGKVLRRPTFVSAPAFMIRLMFGEMADSLLLSGAKVAPRKLLESGYQFIYPDLEQALNKILK
- the dnaX gene encoding DNA polymerase III subunit gamma/tau; translation: MSYIVLARKYRPQTFDEVIGQSHITDLLQKSIQSKRLAHAYLFCGPRGIGKTSCARILAKSLNCKNGPTLTPCGECPACKEITNSNSFDVIEIDGASNRGIDEIRTLRENVKFAPSYGRYKIYIVDEVHMLTTEAFNALLKTLEEPPEHAKFILATTAANKVPATIISRCQRFDFRRVSVETIQKALRAICSKEKIKIKDDALFMVSKAASGSLRDALSILDQLSALIAQEIETADVYSMLGIIETELLFELVESLAKKNCAQALDVFDKISQEGKDIKQLNRDLIEHFRNLMVIKIGGKALGKLVDYPVAIKEMILTQAQKFLLKEILAAIDVFVEAQEFARRTDSLTIPLEVAFARLTYTTEPGALPEKLVQEKQSVAEKPDAKLARPRNVLANQKGYVDFSADDIEETGKDLPVSVAAPEQEKLVLSLDLIRRNWDAITHAISREKMSVATFLQEGSPSLLKGEKLTISFSPEAVFHKESLEQKDNLRLIEKIFSEKLGTMVNINLKVDEHHQPHQNQEPFVKAALDTFQGKVVSKWNRDG
- a CDS encoding penicillin-binding transpeptidase domain-containing protein, whose protein sequence is MMRKIIFLLYFFLGFLTVSGAQEIDKSFFGDYDAALVIYNRSADETINTSPALSARRLSPCSTFKIYNTLIGLELGLIKGPDDPWYEWDGVRRDINDWNRDLTLREAFRVSAVPAYQILARQIGMKRMKKYIDRINYGTKDISAGIDIFWLDRSGIVSIMISADEQVALLNKLLDGKLPFADKNIAKLKDVMLVSKSEKGTLYGKTGSGMGIDGKWSLGWFVGFLEHSGTTYVFACNITGGKDPNGKVARMIVENVLRSQGLL